Within Azoarcus sp. DD4, the genomic segment ATCGGCGATCGAGTAGCTGTCGAGGTGGTCGCGCCGGCGGCTGCCGCCATGGCCGGACAGGGACAGCGCGTAGGCGGACCAGCCGCGGGCGGCGAACCAGGGCAGGAAGTGTTCCTGCCAGCACCAGGCGCCGACGTAGGCGCCATGGACGAAGAGCAGCGGGGTTTCGTGGGCGGGGATGTCTGCCGGCGCATGGCAGAGGACTTCGAGTTCGCCGAATCGGGTGTTGTTCATCGCGGCACCTTCCGGCCACGCTGCACGGCGGGCCGTGCAGCGATCGCGTCGAACCAGCGTTTCACCTCGGGAAAGCGGGCGAGTTCGATGCCCTGCCACTCGTGGCGTGCGATCCACGGCCAGGTGGCGATGTCGGCGATCGAATAGTCGTCGCCAGCCAGCCACTCGCGTCCGCGCAGGCGGGTGTTGAGCACGCCGTAGATGCGGGCGGCCTCCTTCGAATAGCGCTCGATCGCATAGGGCACGGCGCTCGGCGCGAAGCGCAGGAAGTGGTGAGCCTGGCCGAGCATCGGGCCGACGCTGCCCATCTGCAGCATCAGCCACTGCAGCGCCTCGATGCGCGCGCGCGGATCGGCCGGCAGCAGGCGGCCGGTCTTCTCGGCGAGGTAGATCAGGATCGCGCCCGATTCGATCAGGGTGATCGGCGTGCCGCCGGGGCCGTCGCTGTCGACGATCACCGGGATCTTGTTGTTGGGATTGAGCGCCAGGAACTCGGGCGTGAGCTGGTCGCCGCGGGTGATGTCGACCGGGCGGACCTCGTAGGCCAGGCCGAGCTCCTCGAGCGCGATCGATATCTTGTAGCCGTTGGGGGTGCCCCAGGTGTAGAGGGTGATCATGCGTAATACTCTGTCGGTTGCGGTCTGCGCCCGGTGACGGGTCTAATCCGGTGGCGCCGGAACGGATCCGGCGCCGTCATATGGAGCGGTCGATGCTGAAGTGGTTCGTCGTGATCGTGCTCATCGTGCTGGTGACCGGCCTGATCCAGCCCGGGCTGGCGCATCGCCTGCGGCTGGGGAGGTTGCCGGGCGATTTCGCCTTTCGCCTGCGCGGCAGGACTTATCGCTTTCCCTTTGCCACGACCCTGCTGCTGTCCCTGCTGGCCTGGTTGATGTTGAAGGCATTTTGAATGGCGCGCCAGCCGGCTTCGTCACGGCGCGGCGGTTTCGTCGCGGCTGCGCAGAGCCTTGACCGCGGCGACGCGGGCTTCATGTACCCGCTGCGGAATCTGTGCCTTGTCGGCACACGCGCGGGCGATGGCGCCGGCGTCTACCGCGCGCACGGCGGCCATCGCTTCGCGCCAGGCGGCGGCCGGTGCCCAGACGGCGGCACGTTCTCCACCGCGGCCGTGATAGTCGCAGGCGGCGGCATCGAGCATCTGCTCGAAGCGTTCCGGCCGGCGCAGCGCGTCGCAGCGCTCCAGCACTTTCACCATGGTCTCTGCGCGCAGGATCGCCGCCTGGGCGAGGATGCCGTGTTCGCGTGCGACCATCACCGCAAGATCGCGGCAATCGACCGGCGCCTTCAGCCGTTCGGACAGCGCACGTGCGAGGTCGGCGCTGCGCGCCTCGTGGCCGTAATGATGGGGCAGGATGTCGGCCCGCGTTTCGCCCTTGCCGAGATCGTGCAGCAGGGCCGCCCAGCGTACCGCCAGCGGCTGGCCGGTGGCCGCAGCGTGGTCGATCACCATCAGCACGTGCTCGCCGGTGTCGATTTCCGGATGGTGCGCCGCTGGCTGCGGTATGCCGAACAGGCGGTCGAGTTCGGGCAGCAGGCGGGCGAGCGCGCCGCAGTCGCGCAGTACGCGGATCATGCGCGCAGGCCGGCTCTCCATCAGGCCGCGGGCGATCTCCTGCCAGACGCGTTCCGCCACCAGGTGGTCGACCTCGCCGCAGCCGACCATGTCGCGCATCAGCGCCTGTGTTTCCGGCGCCACGGTGAAATCGGTGAAACGCGCGGCGAAGCGGGCGACGCGCAGGATGCGCACCGGGTCTTCGGCGAAGGCCGGGCTGACGTGGCGGAACAGCCGCGCGTCGAGATCGGCGATGCCGCCGTAGGGGTCGACCAGGCTGCCGTCCTCATCGCGCGCGATCGCGTTGATGGTGAGGTCGCGGCGGGCGAGGTCTTCCTCCAGCGTCACTTCGGGCGAGGTATGGAAGGCGAAACCGGCATAGCCGCGGCCGGTCTTGCGCTCGGTGCGGGCCAGCGCGTATTCCTCCTGCGTCTGCGGATGCAGGAAGACCGGGAAATCCTTGCCCACCGGACGAAAGCCCTGCGCCAGCATCTCTTCCGGCGTGGCGCCGATCACCACCCAGTCGCGATCCTTGACCGGTAGCCCGAGCAGGGCGTCGCGCACCGCGCCGCCGACGACATAGGCTTGCATCAGCCGTAGACGTCCTCGGCCGGGATGATCTCGGTCTCGGCCAGCGCGGCCTGCTGCCAGGCCTGCATGTGCGGATCGGCCAGCATCGTGGCGAGGTAGTCGCCGGCGGCGCCCTCGGGCTTGACCGCGTAGGTCTGGAAGCGGAAGCAGACCGGCGCGTACATGGCGTCGGCGATCGAGAAGGCGCCGAACAGGTAGGGGCCGCCCTGCCCGAAGCGTTTGCGGCAGTCGTTCCAGATCGCAGTGATGCGGGCGATGTCGGCTTCGACCTCGGGCGTGCGGCCGTGACCGGCGTAGTCCTTACGGATGTTCATGCCCATGCGCTGGCGCAGGTTCTGGAAGCCGGCGTGCATCTCGGCGCTGACCGCGCGGCCGACGGCGCGTGCCGCCGGGTCCGCCGGCCACAGCTGCGGTGCCTTCTCGGCGAGGTACTCGCAGATCGCGAGCGAATCCCATACCGTGAGGCCGTGATCGATCAGGCAAGGCACCTTGCCCGACGGCGAGTGCGACAGGATGTGCTCGCGGCTGCCGGGGATGAAGAGCGGAATGCGGATTTCTTCGAAGCCGATGCCGCCGGCACGCGCGGCCAGCCAGGCGCGCAATGACCAGGACGAGTAGTTCTTGTTGCCGATGATCAGTTTCATTGCCGACTCCGGGACGATGAACGGACGGCCGCATGGATGCGACCGGCTGCCACCTTAGCATCCGCTTCAGGCACGCGTCATCCCCGCGGCCGGCTGGCGTGGCGGCGGAAGCCGTAGAAGCGCGCGCGCGGCGAATTGCTGCCTATCCAGCTCGGCACCACCGCCTCCATCGCGGTCGGCGTCAGGCCGAAGGGCAGCGGTGCGCCGGCGGCGACGTTGTCCACCCGCATCGAGCGCACGTTGTCGCGGCTCATCATGGGTTGCGGCGCCAGCTCCATCAGTGCCGCCTGCAGCATGGCGAGCCCTTCCGGCAGCGGCAGCACCGGGCGCGGGCAGCCGGCCAGCGCCGATACGTATTCGACCAGCTCGCGCAGGGTGTAGATCGTCGGGCCGGCCAGCTCGTAGGTCTGTCCACCGGCGGTCGGTTCGGTCAGGCAGTGCCACACGACCTCGGCGACGTCCTCGACATACACCGGCTGGAAGCGGGCGCGCGCGCCGGCCAGCGGCAGCAGCGGAAAACTGCGGGCCAGACTGGCGAACAGATTGAGGAAATGATCGTCGCGGCCGAACATCACCGACGGGCGCAGGATGGTCCAGGCCAGCGAGGGCGCTGCGGCGCGGATTTCCGCCTCGCCGGCCGCCTTTGAGCGCTGGTATTGCGAGGGACCGTCCGCGCTGGCGCCTAGCGCGCTGACATGAACGAGTTGGCCGACGCCGGCCGCGGTGCAGGCGGCGACCAGCTTGCGCGGCAGTTCGACGTGGGCGCGGGCGAAGTCCGGGCCGAAGGGCGAACCGGAGCGGGAGTGCAGGATGCCGACCAGATTCACCACCGCGTCGGCACCGGTGACGACGCGGGCGAGGGCGGCCGGGTCGTGCACGTCGGCCTCGACGATGTCGGCGGTGGGCAGCAACCGCAGATGGTCGGCATGGATGCTCCGCCGCGTGGGGATGGATACCTCGACACCGGCGGCGCACAGGCGGTTGGCGATGGCGCTGCCGACAAAGCCGGAGCCGCCGATCAGGACGACACGTGCGGGTTTCATCGCAAGCTCCTTGTCGATGGACTGCTAGGGGCGTGGCGGGCGCGCTGGCGCCCGGACACGGCTCAGTTGCGCGGTGCGATGGTGCCCAGCCGGTTCTTCAGCGATTGTGGCCGGCCTTCCAGCATCGCCGCGTAGATGACGGTGTTGGTCATCACCTTCTTGACGTAGTCGCGCGTCTCGTCGAAGGGGATAGTTTCAGCATAGATCGCGCCTTCGAGCGGTTTGGCATCGCGCCAGCGCTTGGCCCGGCTGGGCCCGGCGTTGTAGCCGGCGCTGGCCAGTACCGGATGGTTGTCGAGATCTTCCAGGATCAGGCGCATGTAGTTGGTGCCCAGTTGCACGTTGGTGTTCGGGTCGGACAGCAGGCCGAGATGGTAGCTGCTCATCCCTATCTTGCCGGCGACCCACTTGCCGGTGGCCGGCATCACCTGCATCAGCCCCTGCGCGCCGGAACTCGACCGCGCCGGCACGACGAAGCGGCTTTCCTGGCGCATCAGGCCGTACACCCAGCTCAGGTCGAGGCCCTGGCTGCGCACCTGCGGTTCGATCAGCTGACGATAGGGCGTGAGGAAGCGCATGTCGAAGTTGCCGTTCGGGTTGCCGCGTTCGGCGGAATTGATGGCGCGGTCGTAGATGCCGTTGTCGAGCGCGATGCGGGCCGCGGCGAGCGTGAACGCTTCGTCCTGGCCGCGCAGCGACCAGTTCCATTCGCGTACGCCCTCGGTCCGCATGTCGAGACGGAACAAGGCGAGTGCGCGCAGCAGGCCGGGGTCGGTCTCGGCGCGGCGGAGGTCGGCGGCGGTGATGGTGCCGCTGCGGACCGGCGGGGCGAAGGGACGGCCAAGTTCCTCGGCGGCGAGCAGGCCGTAGAAGCTGGCCTGGTCGGCGATGCGGCCGTAGAGCGTCTCGGCCTCGGCCTGCCGGCCTTCGGCAGCGTGGGCGCGAGCGAGCCAGTAGATCCAGTCCGGCTCGTTCTGTTCGTTCGGCGTCAGGTCCTGGATGGCCTGCCGCACCGCAGGCCAGTCGGCGGCGCGCAGCGCGCTGCGGATGCGCCAGGCGCGCTGTTCTGCGGTGAGCGGGATGTTGCCGGCGGCCTGAAACCAGGCAACGGCCTCGGCTTGCTGGGCGAAGGCGGCGCGCAGCGCGAGCGCGGAGTAGGCGTAGGCGCGTTCCCCGGTCTCGAGGCGGTCCTGCAGGCGGATCAGGCGGCCGTAGGCGCCGGCGAGATCGTCGCGTGCCAGCCGCACGATGGCAGCCAGCGCCAGCTCACGGCCGGCGCGGCTGACGGCGAAATTGGGCGGCAGCCGGTCGAGGTAGGCCGCAGGCGAACCGATCGCCTGTTCGAAGGCGGCGCTCTGGGGGGCGTTGCCGACCGGCAGCCAGGCGAGCGTGGCGCGCGCCTGGCCCGGATTCTTGCCTTCGACCTGGCGGCGGATGCGCCACCAGACCTCGTCGGCGCCGACGAGCCCTGCACTGAGCGTGGCGCGCAGCGCGGTCTCACAGGCGGTGTGGCTGTCCACCAGTTCCATCCATTGGCGGGCGACTTCGTCGAGCACGCTGCGGTCGCCTGTCATCAGCCGGGCAGTCCAGTTGAGACAGCGCAATTCCTGGTCGGGGGCCTGGAGGTCGGGGTAAAGCTGCAGGTAGCCGGTCCAGTCGCCGTCCTTGGCCATGCGGCGCAGCCAATCGCCGCGCAGGCGTTCGGCCAGCATGCTGCCGGCCTCGCGCAGGAAGAAATCGGCGAGTTCGTCGGCCGGTGGGGGCTCGGGGCGTGCCAGCTTGTTGAACAGCAGCCAGTAGCGCACGTAGGGGTTGAGCACATGGCCCTCGGTGCCGGTGGCCAGCCATTCCAGCGATGCACGGTCGCCGTTGCGCACCGCGTCGCGTGCCGCCAGGATGCGGTCGTCGCCTGTCTTGCCGACCTGGGCGGCGGCGCCCCCGTTGAGCGACATCAGCCCCGCTGCGAGCGCACCCCAAAGAAACTGCTTCATCCCTTAATATCCCTGCATCGATCGAACAACCTTATCACAGTGACCGGCCTGCATTCCGCTTCACCCGATGACATTGCGGCGCTCCGGCGCTCGGCCCGCGAACGCGCCATCGCTGCCCGCGAGGCCCTGTCGCCGAGCCGGCGTGCCGAGCTCACCGCGCGCATCGAAGGACATCTCGACATGCTCGCCGAGCGCTTTGCGCCGCGGGTGCTGGCTTTCTGCTGGCCCTACCGTGGCGAACCCGACCTGCGCGCCTGGGTGACGCGCTGGCTGGCGGCCGACCGCGAGCGGCGGGCTGCGCTGCCGGTAGTGCTCGACAAGGCAACGCCGCTGGGCTTCCGCCGGTGGACGCCGGATGCGGTGCTGACGCCGGATCGCCATGGCATCCCCTACCCGGCCGCTGGCGAAGCGCTGGTGCCCGACCTGGCGCTGGTGCCGCTCAATGCCTTCGACGCGGCGGGCTTCCGCCTGGGCTACGGTGGCGGCTACTTTGACCGTACCCTGGCCGAGATCGATCCGGTGGCGGTGGGGGTGGGTTTCGAATGTGGCCGGGTGGACAGCGTCTTTCCGCAGGGGCACGACCAGCCCATGCACTGGATCGTCACGGAGGCCGGCGTGCAGGAATCGCCGCTGGGCTGAGCGGCGGCGGGCGGGCTCAGGCCGAACAGGCCTGGTCGCACGCATCTCCGTCGTCCGCCGCGCTTTCGAAGCGATTGCGGCCGGCGGACTTGGCACGGTAGAGCGCTTCGTCGGCACGTCCCAGTGCGGCTTCCACCGAACGGTCCGTTGCCCGGAAGGGGGCGATGCCCGCACTGACGGTAATGCCGATATGTTGGCCGGCGTATTCGATCGGGTTCGCGGCGATGCTTGCGCGCAGCCGCTCGGTGAGATCCGCGGCGCCGTCCAGGCCGGTGTCGGCCAGCAGCAGCGCGAATTCCTCGCCGCCGAGACGGCCGAGCATGTCGGTTGAGCGCAGGCCGCTCTGGACCTGGCGGACGAAGTCGCATAACACCGCATCGCCGGCGGCATGGCCCCAGGTGTCATTGATGCGCTTGAAGTAATCGAGATCGAGCATCACCAGCGTCGTCGGATGCCGGGTGCGGAGGTGGCGCAGCCGCTCCTGTTCGGCACGCTCGAGGAAGGCACGCCGGTTCCATGCGCCGGTAAGGCCGTCCAGCGTGGCCATGCGTTGCAGCGCCTGCTCGTGGTGCTTGCGCTCGGTGACGTCGCGGTACAGCCGCAGGAAACCGAGCAGGGTGTCGCCGGCGTGGACCGGGACGAAATCGCGTTCCAGCCAGCGGCCGCCGACCTGCTCGATCTCTTCGCCCTGCACCGGGCGGGCGTGTTCGCGCAGGGTCCGGATGCGGCTGATGAAGGCGTCTGCCTCGACGAAGTTGCGGCTGACCGCGTCGGCCAGATCGGCACTGGGGGTGCCGATCAGTTCGGTGGCGCACTGCTGCAGGCCGAGCAGGTCGCACAGCGCCTGATTCACCAGCGTGATCGTGCCGTCGGGTGCTTCGAGGATGACGGCGCCGGGGAAGTTGTCCACCACCGCGCGCAGGCGCGCATGGGCGGCGTCGAGCGCGGTTTCGGCGGCCTTGCGCGCGCTGATGTCTTCCTTGACGGCGATGAAGTGGTCGAGGGCCCCGTGATCGTCGTGTATCGGCGTGATGGTCAAGGCTTCGTGGTAGAGCCGGCCGTCGCTGCGCCGGTTGACGAGCTCGCCGCGCCAGACGTCGCCGGCAAGGATGGTGTTCCACAGCGCCGCGTAGTATTCGCCCGACTGCGTGCCGGAGTTGATGAGTTCGCGCGGGGTGCGGCCGATCACTTCCGATTCCGCGTAGCCTGTCAGTGCCGCGAAGGCCGGGTTGACCCACTCGATCACGGCCTGCGGGTTGGTGATGACCACGGCGTTGGCGGCGGCGTTGAGGGCGGCCTCGAGCAGGCGCAGGCGCTGCTCCCCGGTCTTGCGCGCATGGATGTCGCTGTTGGTGCCGACCACCCGCAGCGGCTTGCCGTCCTGCCACTCGACCACCCGGCCGCGACCTTCCACCCAGTGCCAGTCGCCAGTGGCGGTCCGCATGCGGAACTCGTTGGAGAAGCCTTCGGCCTTGCTGGTCTGGTCCGCCAGTTGGCCTGAAACGAGCGGCGCATCGTCCGGGTGCAGCATCGCCAGACAGGTCGGAAAATCGACTTCGAACGCGCCGGGCGGATAGCCGAGCATTTCGAAGCAGCGTCTATCCCAGCGCATGGTGCCCGTCTGCGCATTCCATTCCCACATGCCGTCGCGCACCGCGTCCATGGTGGTGCGGTAGCGTGCTTCGCTTGCCCGCAGCGCGTCTTCCGCCGCCTGACGGGCGGCGCGCTCGCGGCTGCCAGCGCGGCGGAAAAAAATGTAGCCGAGCAGGGCGCCGCCCAGTCCGAGCGCCACTGTCGGGAACAGACGTGTTTCCTGGCGGCTGCGCTCGGCCCGCGCGCCGGCGAGCGCAGCGTCCGTGTCGAAGCGCGCGACCACGCCGAGGGGAAAGTGGTGGGTTACGCGATAGACGGCCTCGTAGCGCTTGTCGCGGAGGATTTCGCTCACCTGGCCGTTTTCGTCACCGGCCTGCCAGCGGGCGGCCAGCGTGCGATTGGCCTGATGCAGATCGAGGTCGAAGGGAGCGTTGTCGTCGAGCAGGCGCTGGCCGTCGAAGCTGAGTATTTCGAGGTGGTCCGTGGGCGCCCGTTCCGGCAATGCCCCGTTGTTGAGGAAGTAATCCATGTTGATGGCAGCGAGCATGGCAAGGCTGCGCTCGTCGGTGCGACCGGTGCCGCGCAGCACCGGCACGAAGTACAGCGGCGGCAAGGCGGCTGCGGGATCCATTGCGGCGCCGTCGATCAGATCCCGCCCCGCCTGCGGCGGGCCGATGCGTAGCAGCGGGGCAGCGCCGCTACCATCCGGCTGGTAGCCACCGAGGCCGGGCCGGTGGCCGATGTTGGCCGGGTTGGAGCTGGCGATGATGCGGCCGTCGGGGCCGAGCAGGGAGAGCGAACGCAGCTGCGGGCTGTGCCGCAAGGCTTCGCCCAGCAGCCCGTTCCAGGTGTGGCCGGCTTCGGCTGGCGGACCGTTCTCCAGCAAGGCTTGCAGGGTCAGGTCGATGCCGCGCAGCGTCAGCGCAAGGTGGGATTCGAGATGCTGGGCATCGAGTGCTGCGACCTGCTGCCGGGCGGCGAGCGCTTCTTCCTCTAGGCGGCCACCGTGATAGTGCACGCTGAGCCAGGCGACCAGCACGCAGAGGGCGATGAAGCCGATGAAGCCGATGTCGCCGAGGCGCTGGCGCCCGTTGGACGGAGGCGTGGCGGGGACGGGCGCAGCACTATCGGTAGCTTGCACGGCAACGTCTCGCCCGGCATCAGCGGCTGACGACGATGGGGTCGAGGCCGTGACGGCGGGCGGCGGTCATCAGGCGGCCATCGTCGCGGATCGCGCCGAGGAAGGTCTCCAGGCGCTGGTGCCAGCGGTCGTCGCCAGGGGCAACTGCCCAGCCATAGGGGGTGACGTGATAGCGCGTCGACGGCGACACCAGCCGTGCCCAGTCGGCGTTGTCGAGCATGCGGCGGCTGTAGGGGAAGTCGGTCATGAACACGTCGGCACGGCCGGATTCCACTTCCTGTTCGCGCGCATGCGGCGAGGCGAGCACCTGCAATTGCGCATGGCGCAGTTTCTCCCGCATCACCGGCTCGTGCAGCGTGCCCTTCGCGACCGCGACGACGACGCCGGGCTGGTCGATGTCGTCCCAGCTGCGGATGCGGCGGTTGCTGCGGGTGGTGATGGCGTAGATGTCGCTCGCGAGGTGCGGCGAGGTGAAGCGCAGCTTTTCTGCGCGCTGGGCGGTGATGCCGATGGCAAACATCGCCACATCGCAACGGTCGCCGAGAACATCGCCGATGAGGCTGGCGAAGGAGCTGTCGATGAACTCGACGCGGACGCCGAGATCGCGTGCCAGCTCGCGTGCCAGGTCGATGTCGATGCCGGTCAGCTCCTGCGTGCGCGGGTTGCGATAGGAAATGCCGTAATAGTCCGGCCAGACGCAGACCTTGAGCAGGCGCTCGCCGACAATGCGGTCCAGCCTGCTGGCCGGCTCCGCCGCAGTGGCGCCGTGGAGCAGCATCAGGCTGCAAAACAGACTCAGTGCGAGGCGGGCGAACGGGCGCATGAATAATTCGAAAGTAATAGTTAAGCCCGTCTTGATGGAATCGGGCTCATATCGTCTGGATCAATAGCCGGCGCAGCATCGCTAATGCCGCCGATAAGGTCGGGTCATTATTACATAAGCTCAATTGAATCAAGGCCGCATCTGCTGCCTCGACGAGGAAAAGCTCACGTTCAGCCGAGAAACATCCGGTACGCCGGATTGGCGGTCTCTGCCGCGTATTCGTAACCCAGGCGCTCGAGGAATGCCTCGAAGGCGGACTTGTCTTCCGGTGGTACCTGCATGCCCACCAGCACGCGGCCGAAGTCGGCGCCGTGGTTGCGATAATGGAACATGCTGATGTTCCAGTCCGAGCGGAGGTTGGACAGGAAGTTGAGCAGGGCGCCAGGCCGCTCGGGAAAGATGAAGCGGTACACCAGTTCGTTCGCGACCTGCGGCGCCCGCCCGCCGACCATGTAGCGGACGTGGGACTTGGCGAGTTCGTCGTCGGTGAGGTCGATGGCCGGCAGATCGTGCTCGCCGAGCATGTCGACCAGGCGGCTTGCTTCCTCGCGGCTGCGTACGCTGACGCCGACGAAGATATGGGCGCGTTCGGCGTCAGCGTAGCGATAGTTGAACTCGGTGATGTCGCGGTTGCCCAGCACGTTGATGAACTTGCGGAACGAGCCGGGCTGTTCCGGGATGGTGACCGCCAGCACCGCCTCGCGCTGCTCGCCGAGTTCGGCGCGTTCGGCGACGAAGCGCAGGCGGTCGAAGTTCATGTTGGCGCCGGACGCGACGGCGACCAGGTGCTGGTCGTGCAGCTGGTGGCGCTTGGCGTACTCCTTGGCGCCTGCGATCGCGAGTGCGCCGGACGGCTCGAGGATGGAGCGGGTATCCTCGAAGACGTCCTTGATCGCGGCGCAGATGGCATCGTTGTCGACCACGATCATCTCGTCGACATACTGCTGGCAGAGACGGAAGGTCTCGGAGCCGACCTGCTTGACGGCGGTGCCGTCGGCAAACAGTGCGACCTGGTCGAGGGTGACGCGCTCGCCGCGGGCGAGCGACTGCGTCATCGCCTCGGCGCCGTCCGACTCGACGCCGATGATGCGGGTTTCCGGCCGCAGGCGCTTCACATAGGCGGCGATGCCGGCGATCAGGCCGCCGCCGCCGACCGCACAGAAGATGGCGTGGATGGGTTTGGGGTGGGCGCGGAGGATCTCCATGCCTATCGTGCCCTGGCCGGCGATCACGTCCGGATCGTCATAGGGATGGACGAAGGTGAGTTTCTCCGCCTGCTCGAGCTCCAGCGCATGGGCGTATGCATCGGAGTAGGATTCGCCCGCCAGCACCACCTCGCCGCCGCGATTGCGGACTGCGTCGATCTTGATCTGCGGGGTGGTGGTCGGCATTACGATCACTGCTCGCACGCCCAGCTTTTGAGCCGACAGCGCGACACCCTGGGCGTGGTTGCCGGCGGAGGCGCAGATCACGCCGCGTTTGAGTGCCTGCGGCGAAAGTTGGGCCATCTTGTTGTAGGCGCCGCGCAGCTTGAAGCTGAACACCGGCTGCATGTCCTCGCGCTTCAGGTAGATCCGGTTGCCGCAGCGCGCCGACAGGTTGGTCGCCAGATCCAGTGGCGTTTCCACC encodes:
- the ilvA gene encoding threonine ammonia-lyase, biosynthetic gives rise to the protein MTPAAPDYLERILNAQVYDLAVETPLDLATNLSARCGNRIYLKREDMQPVFSFKLRGAYNKMAQLSPQALKRGVICASAGNHAQGVALSAQKLGVRAVIVMPTTTPQIKIDAVRNRGGEVVLAGESYSDAYAHALELEQAEKLTFVHPYDDPDVIAGQGTIGMEILRAHPKPIHAIFCAVGGGGLIAGIAAYVKRLRPETRIIGVESDGAEAMTQSLARGERVTLDQVALFADGTAVKQVGSETFRLCQQYVDEMIVVDNDAICAAIKDVFEDTRSILEPSGALAIAGAKEYAKRHQLHDQHLVAVASGANMNFDRLRFVAERAELGEQREAVLAVTIPEQPGSFRKFINVLGNRDITEFNYRYADAERAHIFVGVSVRSREEASRLVDMLGEHDLPAIDLTDDELAKSHVRYMVGGRAPQVANELVYRFIFPERPGALLNFLSNLRSDWNISMFHYRNHGADFGRVLVGMQVPPEDKSAFEAFLERLGYEYAAETANPAYRMFLG